TGACCATCAAGAAGCAGTACCCCGGCCACGCCAAGCGCGTGATGCTGGGCGTCTGGTCGTTCCTGCGACAATTCATGTACACCAAGTTCGTTATCGTCACCGATGACGACATCAATGCGCGTGACTGGAACGACGTCATCTGGGCGATCACCACGCGCATGGATCCCAAACGCGACACCGTGATGATCGACAATACCCCTATCGACTACCTGGACTTCGCCTCGCCGATCTCCGGCCTGGGCTCGAAGATGGGCCTGGACGCCACCCACAAGTGGCCGGGCGAGACCACGCGGGAGTGGGGGCGGGCGATCGTCAAGGACGAAGCGGTGGTCAAACGGGTGGACGAGATGTGGTCCAGTCTCGGTATCGATTAACGGAGACACCTATGAAGGTCACCCTGCAGCCCTCGGGGGCGGTACTGGAAACCCTACCCGGGGAGGCGATCCTGGCGGCGGCGCAGCGCCTCGGCTACAGCGGGCCGCACAGCTGCCGCAATGGCAATTGCCAGCTCTGCGCCGCGCTGCTGGTGGAAGGCCAGGTCGACCAGCGCGGCCAGACTGCCGACCACGGCGAGATCTACGTCTGCGTGGCGGTCCCCCTGACCGATTGCCTGCTGCAGTGGGACGGGGTACTGGCGCCCGGCGAGTTGCCGGTGCGTAAGCTGGCCTGCCAGGTGGTGGCGCTGGATGATGTCGGAGGCGATGTGCGCCGCGTGCGGTTGCGTGCCCCGGCCGGACGTCCGCCGCGCTATCACGCCGGCCAGTACCTGATGATCGCCCGCGACGATGGCAAGCAGTCGGCCTTTTCCCTGGCCTCGGCCCCGCACCAGGAGCGTGAGCTGGAGCTGCACGTGCTGGCCCGCGAGGCCAGCAGCCAGGCGCTGTTGGCACAACTCGAGCGCAAGGGCATGGCCCAGGTCGAGCTGCCCTATGGCGATGCGCATCTGGCTGAGCTACCGGATGGTCCCCTGGTGCTGATCGCCGCCGGCACCGGCATGGCGCAGATGCACAGCCTGATCGAAGACGCTCGCACCCGTGGCTTCGCCCATCCGGTGCATCTGTACTGGGGCGTCCGTACGCCCGAGGACTTCTACGCCATCGAGGCCTGGGACGACTGGGCAAGCCTGCCCAATCTCGTCTTGAACCGGGTAGTGAGCGATGCCTGTGGCTGGGAAGGCCGCTGTGGCCTACTGCACGAGGTGGTGCGCGCCGACTTCGCCGACCTGAGCGGCCTGCACGTCTATGCCAGCGGCTCGCCGGCGATGGTCTACGCCACCCTGGATGCCCTGGTGGAAGCCGGCATGGACGCCCACCAGATGCGTGCCGACGTCTTCGCCTACGCGCCGCGGAGCTAGCCCCACCGGCATGGCTGCGATAAATACATCCGTAGGGTGGAAAACCGCGCAGCGTTTTCCACCTTGAGCCCCGGTTGATGAGGCTACGCCGTCATCCACGCTACGGGATCATGTCCAGGCTCAGCGCCCCGTCTTGGCTACCATCCCGGTGTGCCTCAGCGTCAGTGCCAGGAAGGCGATGGCCAGCACGCAGGAGCCGATCAGCAGCATGAAGCCGCCATCCCAGCCGAAGTGATCCACGGT
The window above is part of the Pseudomonas oryzihabitans genome. Proteins encoded here:
- a CDS encoding CDP-6-deoxy-delta-3,4-glucoseen reductase yields the protein MKVTLQPSGAVLETLPGEAILAAAQRLGYSGPHSCRNGNCQLCAALLVEGQVDQRGQTADHGEIYVCVAVPLTDCLLQWDGVLAPGELPVRKLACQVVALDDVGGDVRRVRLRAPAGRPPRYHAGQYLMIARDDGKQSAFSLASAPHQERELELHVLAREASSQALLAQLERKGMAQVELPYGDAHLAELPDGPLVLIAAGTGMAQMHSLIEDARTRGFAHPVHLYWGVRTPEDFYAIEAWDDWASLPNLVLNRVVSDACGWEGRCGLLHEVVRADFADLSGLHVYASGSPAMVYATLDALVEAGMDAHQMRADVFAYAPRS